One Brevibacillus choshinensis genomic window carries:
- a CDS encoding ATP-binding protein, which produces MVEENMVTSCKKNNRVLIILLVSGMLIFTMTCVSIAASYYNTIQSVRLSVANQSMKAASFVASRLDTGAYQSFLKKPVKDTEAFRRLEQQLAEAREQFGALYIYISKIDADLQGGRVMAAALPPGQILQIGEPCYINAQQISLIKSGQTYYSDIISDPVYGEYMSAGAPLLGEQGQLLGIVGVDMDLQSVNSIGSDVVKRSLPIFLFQGLFVAVLVFVILGLQRWYQRELKAAVGDAEQTYQDELRSVIASIRSIRHDFVNHMQVLYGLIECGYFDKAREYVQSLIKETKVLDITVRVSHPALMVLFHTKWEQAKSRHIVMQFAECPDAFEQIPSIDLVKILSNLIDNAMEAAAGASQEKWIRISCRQEENEYVFEVENTGPDISPEQMDKLFEYGFSTKSASKGTTRGAGLCIVSGAVKKHKGTIQVQSNAGITKFTVRLPIRYS; this is translated from the coding sequence ATGGTCGAGGAGAACATGGTTACTTCCTGTAAGAAAAACAATCGGGTTCTGATTATCTTGCTAGTGTCTGGAATGCTGATCTTTACGATGACGTGTGTGAGCATTGCAGCATCCTACTACAATACGATTCAATCCGTCCGCCTTTCCGTTGCTAACCAGAGCATGAAGGCGGCTTCTTTTGTGGCGAGTCGTCTGGATACAGGTGCCTATCAATCCTTTCTCAAAAAACCTGTGAAGGATACCGAAGCATTTAGGCGGCTGGAGCAACAGCTGGCAGAGGCGAGAGAGCAATTCGGGGCACTGTACATTTACATCTCAAAGATCGATGCAGATCTCCAAGGCGGGCGAGTCATGGCGGCGGCACTGCCCCCAGGGCAAATCTTGCAAATCGGCGAGCCCTGCTACATCAACGCGCAGCAAATCAGCTTGATCAAGAGCGGGCAAACCTACTATTCTGACATCATTTCCGATCCTGTCTACGGAGAATACATGTCCGCAGGCGCACCTCTGCTGGGCGAACAAGGGCAGCTTCTAGGGATCGTAGGGGTGGACATGGACCTTCAATCCGTGAACAGCATCGGAAGTGATGTCGTGAAACGCAGTCTTCCCATTTTTCTATTTCAAGGATTGTTTGTCGCCGTGCTTGTATTTGTCATCTTGGGGCTGCAGCGTTGGTATCAACGTGAGCTGAAGGCGGCTGTAGGGGACGCGGAGCAGACGTACCAGGATGAACTGCGCTCCGTGATCGCGTCGATTCGCTCCATCCGCCACGACTTCGTGAATCACATGCAGGTGCTGTACGGGTTGATAGAATGCGGATATTTCGATAAGGCACGCGAGTACGTCCAGTCGCTCATCAAAGAGACAAAGGTGCTGGATATCACGGTCCGCGTTTCCCATCCAGCCTTGATGGTCTTGTTCCATACGAAATGGGAGCAGGCCAAGTCACGTCATATCGTCATGCAATTTGCCGAATGCCCGGATGCATTTGAGCAGATCCCGTCGATTGACCTGGTGAAAATCCTTTCCAACCTGATCGATAATGCAATGGAAGCGGCTGCTGGAGCGAGCCAGGAAAAATGGATTCGAATCAGCTGCAGGCAAGAGGAGAACGAGTACGTCTTTGAGGTCGAAAACACGGGGCCGGACATTTCACCAGAACAGATGGACAAGTTGTTTGAGTATGGCTTTTCCACCAAATCGGCTAGCAAAGGCACTACCCGAGGCGCTGGACTTTGCATCGTTTCGGGAGCGGTAAAAAAGCACAAAGGGACCATACAGGTGCAATCAAACGCAGGGATCACGAAGTTTACGGTACGCTTGCCGATCCGTTACAGTT